A single genomic interval of Fibrobacter sp. UWB4 harbors:
- a CDS encoding glycosyltransferase, translated as MAKIGIVLATYNGEKYLSQMLDSLIAQKRPADFIVAVDDGSKDSTPEILKSYEGRLPLQVTCLPQNTGHRAAFSKALELAAPQLGENDLIALADQDDVWLPAKLQTLEAAIQEDPKTNLVFGDAQVIDGEGNLTGESWRKMDGVPEHLTLRAILTGFTNVTGCMTLFRSKLLKQILPIPEQVPVHDQWITFCASLEDHDACVKSISEAVIQYRIHGQNAIGLGDTHTWTGNLKLNLQWAKMILQTPHFNALSTSNQKFLKRYIAYTEDRLHKKFIPQYLVWVIMNVASLYPYVKNITGFIPRILHGIIGAPVITKFFGKK; from the coding sequence ATGGCTAAAATCGGGATAGTCCTTGCAACTTACAACGGCGAAAAGTATCTCTCGCAGATGCTCGATTCGCTCATAGCACAAAAGCGACCCGCCGATTTCATTGTGGCGGTCGATGACGGTTCAAAAGACAGCACTCCAGAAATCCTCAAAAGTTACGAAGGGCGCCTCCCCCTGCAAGTGACTTGCCTACCCCAAAACACGGGCCACCGCGCCGCATTTTCAAAGGCGCTTGAACTTGCAGCACCGCAACTAGGCGAAAATGACCTTATTGCACTTGCAGATCAGGACGACGTCTGGCTACCTGCAAAATTGCAAACTCTTGAAGCGGCCATTCAGGAAGATCCTAAAACAAATCTCGTCTTTGGGGATGCCCAGGTCATCGATGGCGAAGGAAACCTCACCGGAGAATCCTGGCGGAAAATGGACGGCGTCCCGGAGCACCTCACATTAAGGGCAATCTTAACAGGATTTACCAATGTCACAGGATGCATGACGCTATTCAGATCAAAACTTCTGAAGCAGATTCTCCCCATTCCAGAGCAAGTCCCCGTCCATGACCAATGGATAACTTTTTGCGCAAGCCTCGAAGATCACGACGCCTGCGTAAAATCCATCAGCGAAGCCGTCATCCAGTACCGCATTCACGGACAAAACGCAATCGGACTCGGCGATACGCACACCTGGACAGGGAACCTGAAACTGAACTTGCAATGGGCCAAGATGATTTTGCAGACGCCGCATTTTAATGCGCTCTCAACAAGCAACCAAAAATTCTTAAAGCGCTATATCGCCTACACCGAAGATAGGCTCCACAAAAAGTTTATCCCGCAATACCTCGTGTGGGTCATCATGAATGTCGCAAGCCTTTACCCGTATGTCAAAAATATCACCGGATTTATCCCGCGCATTCTGCACGGCATTATCGGTGCTCCTGTCATCACCAAGTTTTTCGGTAAAAAATAA
- a CDS encoding glycosyltransferase family 2 protein codes for MTDVCAILVNFKNDKKTTDCVRSLEKNTVKPVCVYVINNASTEASQKYFESLNFSIDVRWIWNKENRGFAAGCNQGIKAATEEHAGCYIWLLNNDTEATPTALEKLLEKAQSTNAGITGSLIKKANGEFSGGVGFIHPKFASVRRPKSSGEQGFDYVEGSSFFISPECLQKTGLLSEEFFLYFEESDYCLKAKQNGFKLAWATDSIILHDIGSSTGSEIAKGGVPYFIDCLMIRNRIYFALKNGFPIFGVLIGFAISLALRIKRCQIKRVFTILKITLSKKSFQRFIERNGGFYEIRD; via the coding sequence ATGACCGACGTCTGCGCAATTCTCGTTAACTTCAAGAACGACAAAAAAACAACCGACTGTGTGCGTTCTCTCGAAAAAAATACTGTAAAGCCAGTATGCGTTTATGTCATCAACAATGCATCTACCGAAGCTTCGCAAAAATATTTCGAGAGTCTAAATTTTTCAATTGACGTCCGCTGGATCTGGAACAAGGAAAATCGCGGCTTTGCAGCAGGCTGCAATCAGGGAATCAAGGCCGCAACCGAAGAACACGCAGGCTGCTACATCTGGCTCCTGAACAACGACACAGAAGCAACGCCGACAGCACTCGAAAAGCTCCTCGAAAAAGCGCAATCCACAAACGCAGGAATCACAGGATCGCTCATCAAAAAAGCAAATGGAGAATTTTCAGGCGGAGTCGGCTTCATCCATCCGAAATTCGCATCTGTGCGACGCCCGAAATCATCTGGCGAACAGGGCTTTGACTATGTAGAAGGCTCATCGTTTTTCATTTCGCCTGAATGCTTACAGAAAACAGGGCTTTTAAGCGAGGAGTTTTTTCTGTACTTCGAAGAAAGCGACTACTGCTTAAAGGCTAAGCAAAACGGATTCAAGCTGGCCTGGGCAACCGACAGCATCATCTTACATGACATCGGTTCATCGACCGGGAGCGAAATTGCAAAAGGCGGTGTTCCCTATTTTATCGACTGCCTCATGATTCGAAATCGAATCTACTTTGCATTAAAAAACGGTTTTCCAATCTTTGGAGTACTCATCGGATTTGCAATCAGCCTTGCACTCCGCATCAAAAGATGTCAAATCAAAAGAGTTTTTACAATTTTGAAAATCACCTTATCGAAGAAATCATTTCAAAGATTCATCGAAAGAAACGGGGGATTCTATGAAATTCGAGATTAA
- a CDS encoding PTS sugar transporter subunit IIA, which yields MAPIYTRIYAQPVEFNRALGYAYDALVKGPYRFDALSAWKGLSERVAQGIYMGQGLLLPHTRVPGLQGPLMAFVVAREGITGVKTRNDEVAQFMCVLLSPAESAMAHTVAIANVAKLLLDPEWKEKVLAATDEEVLKKMF from the coding sequence ATGGCTCCTATTTATACGCGTATTTACGCGCAGCCTGTTGAATTCAATCGTGCTCTTGGCTATGCTTACGACGCTTTGGTGAAAGGGCCTTATCGGTTTGACGCTTTGTCGGCTTGGAAAGGGCTTTCGGAACGTGTAGCCCAGGGCATTTATATGGGGCAGGGGCTTTTGCTCCCGCATACGCGTGTTCCTGGTTTGCAGGGACCGCTGATGGCTTTTGTCGTTGCCCGTGAGGGAATTACGGGCGTTAAAACCCGTAATGACGAAGTGGCACAGTTTATGTGCGTACTGCTTTCTCCGGCGGAATCGGCTATGGCGCATACTGTAGCTATTGCGAATGTGGCAAAGCTTTTGCTTGACCCTGAGTGGAAAGAAAAAGTCCTCGCCGCAACCGACGAGGAAGTGCTTAAGAAAATGTTCTGA
- a CDS encoding aminoglycoside phosphotransferase family protein, protein MIKISPSIHEFLLTHGYTENFTVTPIAGAGSGRRYFRIAGGERQSVLQVSAEVNDDFKHFVEYSKTFREYGLPVPRVYCVDESTCQVLQEDLGKRSLLDEAFPNGAQALSGSVRILYPEVIDALIQWQNASHQLFSHHTEIWLRRFDFSALKWESDYFTENYLKLHKGITEIPESVRNFYSLVAVSVEAQTKVLMHRDFQSQNIMIRPNSEVAFVDYQGARRGSMFYDIASLLWDPYVCLPLPMIKDFFEYWRSQYRGTRIYTKDDAWDGFVHASLQRLMQALGAYCFLSKVKKIEKFEQYIEPGKAQLRTLFGEFKLIAKATDPEVFKFMDWALS, encoded by the coding sequence ATGATTAAAATTTCTCCGAGTATTCATGAGTTTCTCTTGACTCATGGCTATACTGAAAACTTTACTGTGACTCCCATTGCCGGTGCCGGTTCTGGAAGGCGCTATTTCCGTATCGCTGGTGGCGAACGCCAGAGCGTCTTGCAGGTGAGTGCCGAAGTGAACGATGATTTCAAGCACTTTGTCGAGTATTCCAAAACGTTCAGGGAATATGGTTTGCCGGTTCCGCGCGTTTATTGCGTTGACGAGAGTACTTGCCAGGTCTTGCAAGAGGACTTGGGCAAGCGCAGTCTCTTGGACGAGGCTTTCCCGAACGGTGCGCAGGCGCTTTCGGGCAGTGTCCGTATTCTGTACCCTGAAGTGATTGATGCGCTTATCCAGTGGCAGAATGCAAGCCATCAGCTGTTCAGCCATCACACCGAGATTTGGCTTCGCCGTTTTGATTTTTCGGCGCTTAAGTGGGAATCGGATTACTTTACCGAAAATTACCTGAAGCTCCACAAGGGCATTACCGAGATTCCAGAATCGGTGCGTAACTTCTATTCGCTCGTGGCTGTTTCTGTTGAAGCGCAGACAAAGGTTCTGATGCATCGCGATTTCCAGAGCCAGAACATCATGATCCGCCCGAATTCTGAAGTCGCTTTTGTGGATTATCAAGGTGCTCGTCGCGGTTCTATGTTCTATGATATCGCATCGCTCTTGTGGGATCCGTATGTTTGTCTCCCGCTGCCGATGATTAAGGATTTCTTCGAATATTGGCGCAGCCAGTACCGTGGAACTAGAATTTATACGAAGGACGATGCCTGGGATGGCTTTGTGCATGCCAGCTTGCAGCGCTTGATGCAGGCTCTCGGTGCATACTGCTTCCTTTCCAAGGTGAAAAAAATTGAAAAGTTCGAACAATACATTGAACCGGGCAAGGCTCAGCTCCGTACGTTGTTTGGTGAATTCAAGCTTATCGCCAAGGCTACGGATCCGGAAGTCTTCAAGTTTATGGATTGGGCGCTTTCCTAA
- a CDS encoding ABC transporter permease subunit, with translation MRSYILRRLLLMIPTLIGISLVCFILIQLLPGGPVEELISRAQQAASMKGGVDASKALSPDQIAQIQAYFGFDQPAWKRYLTWLWNVLHLNLGESYTYGLPVWDVIVSRFPISLFFGVTSFFLSYLICIPLGLWKAVHHGSKLDSFTSGLIFSGYVMPGYALGILLIIFLAGGSYLDIFPLGGLTSDDFEDFSFFGKVFDLAQHLALPIFCYMISEFAFLTFLMKNSALEELGRDYMRTALAKGLSFKQALVRHALRNALIPIATRLSEICTLMFAGALLIEKVFDIDGMGLLYYNSMVNRDYNVVMGIIFLSSLMAMVGRLFSDILYTLVDPRIKFS, from the coding sequence ATGCGTTCGTATATCCTTCGTCGTTTGCTGCTGATGATCCCGACATTAATCGGGATTTCATTGGTGTGCTTTATCCTGATTCAGCTCTTGCCGGGAGGCCCTGTGGAAGAGCTGATTTCTCGTGCGCAGCAGGCCGCTTCGATGAAGGGTGGCGTAGATGCATCCAAGGCGCTTTCGCCGGACCAGATTGCGCAAATCCAGGCATACTTTGGTTTTGACCAGCCCGCGTGGAAACGCTACCTCACGTGGCTTTGGAACGTGTTGCACTTGAACCTCGGGGAAAGCTACACGTACGGACTCCCGGTCTGGGACGTGATTGTAAGCCGTTTCCCGATTTCTTTGTTCTTTGGCGTGACGTCGTTTTTCTTGAGCTACCTTATCTGCATTCCGCTTGGACTCTGGAAGGCGGTGCATCACGGCAGCAAGCTTGATTCTTTTACGAGCGGTCTTATTTTCTCGGGTTACGTGATGCCGGGTTATGCGCTTGGCATTTTGCTCATCATCTTTTTGGCGGGTGGTTCGTACTTGGACATTTTCCCGCTCGGTGGGCTTACGAGCGATGACTTCGAGGATTTCTCGTTTTTCGGGAAAGTTTTTGACTTGGCGCAGCATTTGGCGCTTCCGATTTTCTGCTACATGATTAGCGAGTTTGCGTTCCTCACGTTCCTTATGAAAAACTCTGCGCTCGAGGAACTGGGCCGCGACTACATGCGAACGGCTTTGGCAAAGGGCTTGAGCTTCAAGCAGGCTCTTGTGCGTCATGCTCTCCGCAACGCGCTTATTCCGATTGCGACCCGCCTTTCTGAAATCTGCACTCTCATGTTTGCAGGTGCGCTCCTCATCGAGAAGGTCTTTGATATCGATGGCATGGGGCTTTTGTATTACAATTCAATGGTCAACCGCGATTACAATGTGGTGATGGGGATTATCTTCCTCAGCAGCCTTATGGCGATGGTCGGGCGCCTCTTCAGCGATATACTTTATACGCTCGTTGACCCGCGAATCAAGTTCTCGTAG
- the dapB gene encoding dihydrodipicolinate reductase, which translates to MSVQVMVNGIPGNMGRIVAETCVARGLELVPYSLTGEIIVENEAEVAGKTIQLLKPSNREARIGEVLAKYPNMICIDYTHPSAVNDNAAFYVNHKIPFVMGTTGGDREALAKLVADANHPSVIAPNMAKQIVAFQMMIEYLAKEFPTAFNGYKLSVVESHQKTKADTSGTARAVVGTFQKMGFDYTPDDIEKVRNEKEQMERMHVPEEYLGGHAFHTYSLDSADGTVHFEFQHNVCGRKIYAEGTVDAVNFLADQIAAGTAKPFNMMDVLRSGKMR; encoded by the coding sequence ATGTCCGTTCAAGTGATGGTTAATGGTATTCCGGGTAACATGGGCCGCATCGTGGCCGAAACTTGCGTTGCCCGCGGTTTGGAACTTGTCCCGTATTCTTTGACGGGTGAAATTATTGTCGAAAACGAAGCCGAAGTGGCGGGCAAGACGATTCAGCTCTTGAAGCCTTCCAACCGCGAAGCCCGCATTGGCGAAGTGCTTGCCAAGTATCCGAACATGATTTGCATTGACTACACGCACCCGAGCGCCGTGAACGACAATGCCGCCTTCTACGTGAATCACAAGATTCCGTTTGTTATGGGCACAACCGGCGGTGACCGTGAAGCTCTTGCAAAACTCGTTGCCGATGCAAACCATCCGAGCGTGATTGCTCCGAACATGGCAAAGCAGATTGTCGCTTTCCAGATGATGATTGAATATCTTGCCAAGGAATTCCCGACAGCATTTAATGGCTACAAGCTTTCCGTTGTCGAAAGCCACCAGAAGACCAAGGCTGATACGAGCGGTACGGCTCGTGCTGTCGTCGGTACGTTCCAGAAGATGGGTTTTGACTACACACCGGACGATATCGAAAAGGTCCGTAACGAAAAGGAACAGATGGAACGCATGCACGTGCCCGAAGAATATCTCGGCGGTCACGCATTCCATACCTACAGCCTCGATAGCGCCGACGGTACGGTTCACTTTGAATTCCAGCACAATGTTTGCGGCCGCAAGATCTATGCCGAAGGCACGGTCGATGCCGTGAACTTCCTTGCCGACCAGATTGCTGCAGGCACCGCAAAGCCGTTCAACATGATGGACGTCCTGCGCTCTGGAAAAATGCGTTAG
- a CDS encoding ankyrin repeat domain-containing protein: MKKKILALCAAGLIFSLTGCEETMDPNDPQSVRRYLTKKQIGFTPNQFVSYAVNSDTAKMTLFLQASFEIDQPADNGNNAVAIAANKGNMMVLNYLFDHGAKANVNNGNGEPVIDNAVMMGNKEVVVRILQQLKKEGVEPQNLATAVLIAAKTGKADMLEVLADAGAPLENRSPDGYMPIHWAVKSGNYDAMMFLIKKGVDVNAKCGQGYSVLDWATNEGYTRLIKALKKVGAKNTAKYKLDSRGR; encoded by the coding sequence ATGAAGAAGAAAATCTTGGCTCTCTGTGCTGCTGGTCTCATTTTTTCCCTGACCGGTTGTGAAGAAACCATGGACCCGAACGATCCGCAGTCTGTTCGTAGGTATTTGACGAAAAAGCAGATCGGTTTTACGCCGAATCAGTTTGTTTCTTACGCGGTCAACAGCGATACCGCCAAGATGACGTTGTTCCTCCAGGCTTCTTTCGAAATTGACCAGCCGGCTGATAACGGCAATAATGCTGTCGCCATTGCCGCCAATAAGGGCAACATGATGGTGCTCAACTACTTGTTCGATCATGGCGCAAAGGCCAATGTCAACAATGGCAATGGTGAACCGGTTATTGATAATGCAGTGATGATGGGCAACAAGGAAGTTGTCGTCCGCATTTTGCAGCAGCTCAAGAAGGAAGGCGTTGAACCGCAGAACCTCGCAACGGCTGTGCTTATTGCTGCAAAGACTGGCAAGGCTGACATGCTCGAAGTTCTTGCTGATGCAGGCGCTCCGCTTGAAAACCGCAGCCCGGATGGCTACATGCCGATTCACTGGGCAGTCAAGTCTGGTAACTATGACGCCATGATGTTCCTCATCAAGAAGGGTGTCGATGTGAACGCCAAGTGCGGTCAGGGCTATTCTGTACTCGACTGGGCAACGAACGAAGGTTATACTCGCCTCATCAAGGCTTTGAAGAAGGTCGGTGCTAAGAATACTGCAAAGTATAAGCTCGATTCTCGTGGCAGATAA
- a CDS encoding LysM peptidoglycan-binding domain-containing protein, with amino-acid sequence MIWSDKFVRLGFALVPLFLTACAPKQAKLAASSQGKPIQPEKVSIDVPGPNPGKEIVGDSTRPSWVYYQYGLQAMDNNEWAVSKHYLEESLRLLVTEKYDSTKSKLTRSEDSIYKMQMPVRIVLALEDVYPNLSEAGGDSTSQDSLTIDGVDAYDENTADSASMRVIENFLDTVDAGRFSLPIRFNERVMQEIYYMTTSARGFITRSLSRKTAYDSLIYTKLAQKRMPRDLIYLALVESGFNVKAYSRAKAAGMWQFIPETGIRYGLEVDFWVDMRRNPEMATEAALSYLSTLYAEFGDWLLSMAAYNCGEGRIRRLIREKKADSTWGNRPVTYWDLQLPQETMHYVPRILAAMVIGHFPDHYDVAINKRQLPAYDTVTVYDSFSLDEIAKFLKVPEDTLRTLNMELTMWCTPPNRDAYLLRLPYGTRAAFVQNYDRMEKNGFSSWKQHKVRKGESIGVIAQQYGVRVAEIQRANDMKKTKLKPGRTLLIPVKVAPRRSTGKKPTKVRTYVVQLGDNLGSISRRFGVSQESLRIWNNIETGYNVKKGDTIFVSKPDLKPSSFIQQRVALKKGEKYVVKAGDTYAEIAKKYKVPVFLLLQANSGFTKRLTIGDSLAIPAYVRPPRKMSKANEDEIPVELAKSVEQDSKKSSKSSKKPAEKSSEPSKSSKKEPVNTTIIYTVEAGDNLFAIAKKYSTTVAAIREMNDMGNSSNIKIGQKLKIPGAAKPAASSPKVEEITHVVKKGEGLWDISRQYGVTIEDIVKWNGLKDTKIKINEKLKIKTTKKPKK; translated from the coding sequence GTGATTTGGTCGGATAAATTCGTTAGACTCGGCTTTGCATTAGTTCCTTTATTTTTGACCGCCTGCGCTCCCAAGCAGGCGAAGCTTGCCGCGTCATCTCAGGGAAAACCTATCCAGCCGGAGAAGGTTTCTATTGATGTGCCCGGACCAAATCCAGGCAAGGAAATCGTCGGGGATTCTACAAGACCTTCATGGGTCTATTACCAGTATGGCCTCCAGGCGATGGATAATAATGAATGGGCCGTTTCCAAGCATTATCTTGAAGAATCGCTGCGATTGCTCGTGACCGAAAAGTACGACTCGACCAAGAGCAAGCTTACCCGTTCCGAAGATTCTATTTACAAGATGCAGATGCCTGTGCGCATTGTCCTTGCTTTGGAGGACGTTTACCCGAACCTCTCGGAAGCGGGCGGGGATTCTACATCTCAAGATAGCCTTACCATTGATGGCGTGGACGCTTACGATGAAAATACGGCGGACAGTGCGTCCATGCGCGTCATTGAAAATTTCCTCGATACGGTGGATGCTGGGCGTTTTTCTCTCCCGATCCGCTTCAACGAGCGTGTCATGCAGGAAATCTACTACATGACGACATCTGCACGTGGCTTTATTACGCGTTCGCTCTCCCGTAAGACGGCTTATGATTCCTTGATTTATACAAAGCTTGCGCAGAAGCGCATGCCGCGTGACCTTATTTATCTCGCTTTGGTGGAATCTGGCTTTAACGTCAAGGCGTACAGCCGTGCAAAGGCGGCTGGCATGTGGCAGTTTATCCCGGAAACCGGCATCCGCTATGGTCTTGAAGTCGATTTCTGGGTGGATATGCGCCGCAATCCGGAAATGGCGACCGAGGCCGCCTTGAGCTATCTCTCGACTTTGTACGCTGAATTTGGCGATTGGCTCTTGTCCATGGCCGCTTACAACTGCGGTGAAGGCCGAATTCGCCGGTTGATTCGGGAAAAGAAGGCTGATTCAACGTGGGGCAACCGTCCTGTAACGTATTGGGACTTGCAGCTTCCGCAAGAAACCATGCATTACGTGCCTCGAATCCTTGCCGCTATGGTGATTGGTCACTTCCCGGACCATTACGACGTGGCGATCAACAAGCGTCAGCTGCCGGCTTACGATACGGTTACCGTTTACGATTCGTTCTCTCTCGATGAAATTGCAAAGTTCCTGAAGGTTCCTGAAGATACGCTCCGCACGTTGAACATGGAACTTACCATGTGGTGCACTCCGCCAAACCGCGATGCCTATTTGCTCCGATTGCCGTATGGGACTCGTGCCGCCTTTGTGCAGAATTATGACCGCATGGAAAAGAACGGATTCTCGAGCTGGAAACAGCACAAGGTTCGTAAGGGCGAATCGATAGGGGTGATTGCGCAACAGTACGGTGTCCGCGTGGCCGAGATCCAGCGTGCAAACGACATGAAAAAGACGAAGCTCAAGCCTGGGCGTACGCTTTTGATTCCTGTCAAGGTCGCTCCTCGCAGATCTACAGGTAAAAAGCCGACGAAGGTCCGTACGTATGTGGTTCAGCTGGGCGACAACCTCGGTTCCATCTCCCGTCGGTTTGGCGTTTCCCAGGAATCATTGCGCATCTGGAATAATATTGAGACTGGGTATAACGTGAAAAAGGGCGATACCATTTTTGTCTCGAAGCCAGATTTGAAGCCGTCAAGCTTTATTCAGCAGCGCGTGGCCCTCAAGAAGGGCGAAAAGTACGTGGTCAAGGCGGGGGATACTTATGCCGAAATCGCAAAGAAGTATAAGGTCCCTGTGTTCCTTCTGTTGCAGGCAAATAGCGGCTTTACTAAACGCTTGACTATCGGTGATTCTCTTGCTATTCCAGCCTACGTCCGTCCGCCGCGCAAGATGTCCAAGGCGAACGAAGATGAAATTCCTGTGGAATTGGCTAAATCTGTCGAGCAGGATTCTAAAAAGTCAAGTAAGTCGTCTAAGAAGCCGGCCGAAAAGTCTTCTGAACCTTCGAAATCCTCGAAGAAGGAACCGGTCAATACAACGATCATTTATACTGTCGAAGCCGGTGACAATCTCTTTGCCATCGCCAAGAAGTACTCCACGACTGTTGCCGCCATTCGCGAAATGAACGACATGGGCAATTCCTCGAATATCAAAATCGGCCAGAAGCTAAAGATCCCCGGAGCTGCAAAGCCTGCGGCAAGCTCTCCAAAAGTCGAGGAAATTACTCACGTTGTCAAGAAGGGCGAAGGTCTTTGGGATATTTCCCGACAGTACGGCGTAACGATTGAAGATATTGTCAAATGGAACGGCTTAAAAGACACGAAAATCAAAATAAACGAGAAACTAAAAATCAAGACGACCAAGAAACCGAAAAAATGA